The genomic DNA CGCTCTGCGAGAAAAACGCCGCCGCAAACGGCGCGAAAGAGGTTGTGCGTCTTGAAGTGCGTATCGGGCGGCTAAGCGGCGTCGAGCCTCACTATCTAGAAAGTGCATTTGAAGTCTATAAAACCGGCACGATCTGCGAAAATGCCGAGCTTGCAATTATCGTGCAAAACGTCGCCGTGGAGTGCAAAAGCTGCGGTTTTAGCGGCGAGCTTAGCGAAAACAACTTTACTTGCCCGGTTTGCGGTTCACAGGAGCTCGAGGTCACGGGCGGCGAGGATATGCACCTCATGCGCCTTGAGATGCGGTGATTTTGCCGCAAATTTTAGCTCAAATTTGATGTTTAAATTTGAGTCGGTTTTTAAAATTTACTTCTAAAAACGCGTCAAATTTGACGCGTTTTCCACTCTTTAAAACGCGGCAAAATAAATTTAAAAAGAAGCCAAATGCCTAAATACTCATTTAAAACCATAGAGCAAATGCTGCTAAAATGCGTAGCCCAGGGCGGCAAGCCCGAGCTTAGCTTTCATCTGCGCGGTGCAGAATATATAATCATCACCTATGCGGATCGCTGCTCGTTTCAAAGATGCGCGGACGAATCCGGCGCAAATGCGAGCGGCGAGCGGTATTTTGCCACATTGCAAGAACTCTACGCCGCGCCGCAGATAGACGGGCGCTCTCTAGGGGAGCTTTGGGACGAGGCGGATGAATTTTACTGCTTTGATTTTGAGCCGTGAGACCGCGAGATTTGCGCAGCACAGGCAAATGCGCGGATAAATTTGAAAGGAAATAAATGGGTCCTGCTTGGAGTTACAGCGCGAAAGAGTGCAGCGCGGACGGTAAATTTAGCGCGGAATTTGATGGTCATGAGATAGCCATGGGCGCGCCGAGTTTTGGCGAGCTACGGCTTTACGCGAGCGCGGAGCTTTTGCGAGGCAGCATAAATTTGCAAAGCGGATTTAGCGGCGACGCGAGCGCTGAGGCGCAGGATTTAAATTTGAAGCGCAAAGAAAACGGTGGCGAGAGCGAAAACGTAAAATTTAGCCAAAGCGGCGAGATTGAGCAAATTTTACTTAGCGAGCAGGCTACGGCGTGTTTTACGTTTTCGGACGATTCGCAGTTTTTGGCATTTGCCGAGTGGACGGCTGATAAAATGCAGCTCGTAAAGGTGCTGCGGCTAGCGGACATGAGCCTAAAAACCGTTGACAGACTCCAAAGAGTCGCGGAGTTTTTATCTTTTAGGGACGGCCTACTTGAGATTTTGGACTCGCCGATTTTTATGCCCGAAAGCTTTTGGGTGGACGTTCGCGAGCTTTTTGACGATGAGATCAAAAGCTAAATTTGACGCCGCAAAACGCCCGAGCCGCTAGTGGTAAATTTGACGATAAACCGCAATCTAGGCAAGATAGCGCCGAGCACCAAAACTAGCCGTAAATTTGTAAAAAGCATACAAAAATCTACTACTGGCGCGATATGTTTATTGCTGCTGTTTTGGCTTTAAGTGCATTTAGCAAGCCTACACTACATCTACGCCTTGTTTATTTTTCTGTTTCTAGCTTCGCTTTTGTCAAATTTGGAGCGGATACGATTTTTTATTTTGCGGTGCGTGATATCGCTGCGATTTTGGGCTTTATATTTGACTTAGTTTTTCGCGCGGAAATGCTGTTTTTGTCGTATTTAACCGCGCGCTGTTTTGCTATAATTTTGATTAAATTTGCCAATAGCCCGCGAACGTCTTGCACAGTCGAGCTGCGCGGGGTATCAAATTTGGCTTCAAATTTAACCCGCAAACTAGCGGCGCAGAGGCTTGCGGCTCGTCAAATTTACTCAAATATCAAAAACGGCGCTTCAAGTACGTTTCTGATTATCTTAAACGGCGAAAGTAGCGCGTCTTGCAGGATTTGCGTCGAGTACTGCGGCTTTTGCAGAGTTCCGCGCACCTTGATGACTGTCGAGAGCGTGCGGTCTTTGCCTAGCACGATCTGATTTATGAGCGGGATTTTGTCGATGATGGAGCTAGCGTCTTTTAGCAGCTTTAGCTCCAGATCCACATCTATCTCTTTGGTTGCGAGATTTATCGTTCCGTGACCGCCGATATCGGCACTTGAGCTCTCTAGCTCGATGGCTAGAAACTTTAGTACATCTGCCTTTTTCTCAAATAAAATTTTGCCAAATTTCACGGGATACCCATCTGCGCCAAAATCCGGTGTCTTAAACACGAGTAGCGAGGGTACGGAGTTTAAAAACGTGAGAAGCTGGTTGTAAAACGTGTAGTCTTTTAGCGTGGCTCCGATTAGCCTTACTTCGCCCTTAAAATCATCGGTACTGCCGCCTAAAACGCGCATTTTAAAGCTGCCGCCCTTAAAGCTTTTGATGTTAAAAATCGAGTTGATAAACTCGCCTCTGATGTCGTTTGCCCACATTTCAAATTTTTTGTCCGATTTTATGAGAGAAAAGTTGCCGCGAGCGGGCTTTGCGTCAAATCTCACCATCCCGCCAGCACTCTGGCCGCTGTAGGCTAGCAGGTCTAGAGTCGCGTTGAAATCATTTAAAATCAGCTTCGAACCCTTGGCCTCAAACTCGATGTCGCCGTCTTTGTCGGCCAAATTTTCATCTCCGCTAAGCGCCAGATCAAGCTCCTTTATAAAAAGCTCTGTCTTGCCGCCCGCGATTTT from Campylobacter showae CSUNSWCD includes the following:
- the hypA gene encoding hydrogenase maturation nickel metallochaperone HypA, which codes for MHELSIVQSLVALCEKNAAANGAKEVVRLEVRIGRLSGVEPHYLESAFEVYKTGTICENAELAIIVQNVAVECKSCGFSGELSENNFTCPVCGSQELEVTGGEDMHLMRLEMR